A portion of the Chryseobacterium tructae genome contains these proteins:
- a CDS encoding nucleoside hydrolase: MQLKLPFHFDMETADPDDSMTLAILATHPKVNLVSISVHPGGTDQIGFVRHVLRILDREDVRIGAGTPKSIAKRVSGFYRDWVGNFEDSNADDTAANIMAETLQKFPDCTLLTGAALTNPHSLLETGVFFNRWFCQGGFAGDNIVSKEHRLEKFDGKLVCATFNLNGNPLAAEALLSIPMAERRMISKNVCHGAVFTKEDAKLLIPFRNHNKGLDLFLKAVELKEKALHDTVAALLAIDPSKANWAEVIPYRKKGEWGCLEAEKHPEKSMSLITTYIPDLTDLWMVIKP; this comes from the coding sequence ATGCAACTTAAATTGCCTTTCCATTTCGATATGGAAACTGCAGATCCTGATGATTCTATGACCCTTGCTATTTTAGCAACCCATCCAAAAGTTAATTTGGTAAGTATTTCTGTACATCCGGGAGGAACAGATCAAATTGGCTTTGTACGCCATGTTTTACGAATTCTTGATAGAGAAGACGTTCGCATTGGAGCTGGAACTCCCAAATCTATAGCTAAACGTGTTTCGGGGTTTTACCGTGACTGGGTAGGGAATTTTGAAGATTCCAATGCAGATGATACTGCCGCGAATATTATGGCAGAAACACTTCAGAAATTTCCTGATTGCACTTTGCTAACCGGGGCAGCACTTACGAATCCACATTCTTTATTGGAAACCGGAGTATTCTTTAATCGCTGGTTTTGCCAGGGAGGTTTTGCAGGAGATAATATTGTTTCAAAGGAACACCGTCTGGAGAAATTTGATGGAAAACTTGTTTGTGCGACTTTTAATCTGAACGGTAACCCGCTTGCGGCTGAAGCTTTGCTTTCAATCCCTATGGCTGAAAGACGAATGATTAGTAAAAACGTTTGTCATGGGGCTGTTTTCACCAAAGAAGATGCTAAACTGCTTATTCCGTTTCGTAATCACAACAAAGGGCTGGATCTGTTTCTGAAGGCTGTAGAACTAAAAGAGAAAGCACTCCATGATACAGTAGCGGCTTTACTGGCAATTGATCCCTCTAAAGCAAATTGGGCAGAAGTTATCCCGTACAGAAAAAAAGGAGAGTGGGGATGCCTGGAAGCAGAAAAGCATCCGGAAAAGAGTATGTCATTAATCACGACTTATATCCCAGATTTAACAGATCTTTGGATGGTGATAAAACCCTAA
- a CDS encoding DUF7674 family protein, with the protein MMKVQMQTINQKIAVEYLKFFYPRLRNEIIQLSVQDNFAGIMQMTVNYLKGLLQESKINIIAHHIKLMDGLYRNGNSYVRTMIENIFVRSFESFKKHAKIAHWKLLYQYMPVSFQIIYNEQQKQDQIYFGK; encoded by the coding sequence ATGATGAAAGTACAAATGCAAACTATTAATCAAAAAATAGCTGTTGAATACTTAAAATTTTTCTATCCGCGACTTCGCAATGAAATCATACAGTTGTCTGTACAGGATAACTTTGCAGGAATTATGCAAATGACAGTTAATTATCTGAAAGGTCTGTTGCAGGAATCAAAGATCAACATTATTGCCCATCACATCAAACTGATGGACGGACTTTACAGAAACGGAAATTCCTATGTAAGAACAATGATCGAAAATATCTTTGTAAGATCTTTTGAAAGTTTTAAAAAACATGCTAAGATCGCTCATTGGAAACTCCTTTATCAATATATGCCTGTAAGCTTCCAGATCATTTATAATGAACAGCAGAAGCAAGATCAGATATATTTTGGAAAATAA
- a CDS encoding SRPBCC family protein: protein MPNIYHSLLIGSSKEKVYSAISSQSGLSAWWTPHTKANAEPGSIARFSFGPDYFKEMRIVKLTPFEEVQWHCITGAHEWIGTDISFHLVSGDKETLRKMHPELEGQIEQLVYDSGTLLIFHHKGWETYSPMFAECNYTWGQFLRSLKLLCETGKGNHGHISIEYNILIFLLININLV, encoded by the coding sequence ATGCCTAATATTTATCATTCTTTACTAATTGGCTCATCAAAGGAAAAAGTATACAGTGCCATCAGCAGTCAGTCTGGGTTGTCTGCATGGTGGACTCCCCATACAAAAGCAAATGCAGAGCCTGGCAGTATTGCCAGATTTTCTTTTGGCCCTGATTATTTTAAAGAAATGAGAATTGTAAAGCTTACCCCTTTTGAGGAAGTCCAATGGCACTGTATCACAGGTGCTCATGAATGGATTGGGACAGATATTTCATTTCATCTTGTCTCCGGAGATAAAGAAACTTTACGCAAAATGCATCCCGAATTAGAAGGGCAAATAGAGCAGTTGGTATACGATAGTGGTACCTTATTGATTTTTCATCATAAAGGCTGGGAGACTTATTCTCCTATGTTTGCAGAATGCAATTATACTTGGGGACAGTTTCTGAGAAGCTTAAAATTGTTGTGTGAAACAGGAAAAGGTAACCATGGCCACATCAGCATCGAATATAATATTCTTATATTTCTTCTGATCAATATCAACTTGGTTTAG
- a CDS encoding AraC family transcriptional regulator, with product MIEVKKYSHQEGHPAPRRVVKYTLFWCNTGTAEILIDENTFLLKSGQTVTITSGQFHQLISVEGDLTSLEFTLDFFCKSDSDIELIFHNGLFCHFGMNEMITIQHPDFFTDTLNMIEKEIHEKPYQYLTSTHSLVELLLVEINRSKIANGDEIWKPDALFLKFLESVRHNFSNTYPVSYHANVLTTTEAKLNEVSKLHTNKTAQNVIYSLTISEAKRLLLYES from the coding sequence ATGATTGAAGTAAAAAAATATTCTCATCAGGAAGGACATCCGGCGCCACGACGGGTGGTAAAGTATACTTTGTTCTGGTGCAATACCGGGACTGCTGAAATTCTGATTGACGAGAATACTTTTCTCCTGAAAAGCGGTCAAACCGTTACCATTACTTCCGGACAGTTTCATCAGTTAATTTCTGTGGAAGGCGATCTCACCTCTCTTGAATTTACCCTCGATTTTTTCTGTAAAAGCGATAGTGATATTGAATTGATTTTTCACAACGGATTGTTCTGTCATTTTGGAATGAATGAAATGATTACCATTCAGCACCCAGATTTTTTCACAGATACTCTCAACATGATTGAAAAGGAAATCCACGAAAAGCCCTACCAATACCTGACCTCAACTCATTCTTTGGTAGAATTACTTTTAGTAGAAATTAACCGTTCTAAAATTGCCAATGGTGATGAAATATGGAAGCCGGATGCATTGTTTTTAAAGTTTTTAGAAAGTGTTCGTCATAATTTCTCCAATACCTATCCTGTCTCCTATCATGCAAATGTATTGACAACTACAGAGGCTAAATTAAATGAAGTATCTAAACTTCACACCAATAAAACGGCCCAGAATGTAATCTATAGCCTTACCATTTCTGAAGCTAAAAGATTGTTGTTGTATGAAAGCTAA
- a CDS encoding DUF7674 family protein, whose amino-acid sequence MNYLQAVQEINELFPDFERELNKTKSPNSYSVIRTFTERIKNMIRQNDSNLLFKSLQKIDKMYLNGDTLLKNAIENTFIYSLDNFTAFCSKEYRQMIFSHISSDLKNSYSRQIYSHGI is encoded by the coding sequence ATGAACTATTTACAAGCTGTACAGGAAATCAATGAACTGTTTCCTGACTTTGAAAGAGAATTGAATAAAACGAAAAGTCCTAACTCATACAGTGTGATCAGGACTTTCACAGAACGTATCAAAAATATGATCCGCCAGAATGACAGTAATCTGTTGTTCAAAAGTTTACAAAAGATTGACAAAATGTACCTTAATGGAGATACGTTGTTAAAAAATGCTATTGAGAACACTTTTATCTACTCTTTGGACAATTTTACAGCGTTTTGCAGCAAAGAATACCGCCAAATGATCTTCAGTCATATTTCTTCAGACCTGAAAAACAGCTATTCAAGACAAATTTACAGTCATGGTATATAA
- a CDS encoding DoxX protein, with amino-acid sequence MMKTRQDIAIFLLRIALATGFLSAVASRLNLWGNSSSGWKNFVHYTAEVNSFLPLSWVPSIAVLSTIAEFTLGFLLLTGYKIRNAALFGSALTFVFAVAMSISFGCKEPLDYSVFVFSAGAFLLSTFPRYSWSLEQLLHQS; translated from the coding sequence ATGATGAAAACAAGACAAGACATCGCCATTTTTTTATTAAGAATAGCCTTAGCAACTGGATTTTTATCTGCAGTGGCCAGTCGACTCAATCTTTGGGGAAACTCATCTTCCGGTTGGAAAAATTTTGTTCATTATACCGCTGAAGTGAATTCATTTTTACCTCTTTCATGGGTTCCCTCTATTGCTGTTTTATCTACCATTGCAGAATTTACCCTTGGTTTTTTACTTCTTACAGGATATAAGATCCGTAACGCAGCTTTGTTCGGTTCTGCTCTTACTTTTGTCTTTGCTGTCGCCATGAGTATTTCTTTTGGTTGTAAGGAACCTTTGGATTATTCTGTTTTTGTTTTCAGTGCCGGTGCATTCTTATTGAGTACTTTTCCTAGATATTCCTGGTCTTTAGAACAACTTTTACATCAATCATAA
- a CDS encoding helix-turn-helix domain-containing protein, which translates to MAYQLGFNDPFYFSNFFKKHTSKSPKEYQKAVKM; encoded by the coding sequence ATTGCCTACCAACTTGGTTTCAATGATCCTTTTTATTTTTCAAATTTCTTTAAAAAACACACTTCAAAATCTCCTAAAGAGTACCAGAAAGCAGTAAAAATGTAA
- a CDS encoding cupin domain-containing protein produces the protein MNTNIYDYIVKTEQKEWQPLLEKGIHYEGIFVKSLKFDPEKNRSTTILLKFEAGASYPYHNHPAGEELFILEGDALIAGGHLEKGDYLYTPPNFKHSVRSENGCIILFIVPEEVEIL, from the coding sequence ATGAACACTAACATCTATGACTACATTGTAAAAACAGAGCAAAAAGAATGGCAGCCTTTACTTGAAAAAGGAATTCATTATGAAGGCATTTTTGTAAAATCATTAAAATTTGATCCCGAGAAAAACAGATCTACTACAATCCTCTTAAAGTTTGAAGCTGGGGCAAGCTATCCCTATCATAATCATCCTGCAGGAGAAGAACTTTTTATTCTGGAAGGTGATGCTCTTATTGCTGGTGGACATCTGGAAAAGGGAGATTATTTATATACTCCACCCAATTTCAAACATTCGGTACGATCTGAAAACGGATGTATCATCCTATTTATCGTTCCGGAAGAGGTGGAAATCCTATAA
- a CDS encoding thiamine pyrophosphate-dependent enzyme, translating to MVGEELFHCADAKVLTTLLSEGLQAETIWSMNGANSVSRKNKYGFGHIGFGGNDLAMDIFQSINENDCVLLLGICPDEYTTNFKQLTAAEVFYVGQAGEVYGLVDHKMTYFIKGNFHAIQGDLSLILNEMVSDIQKGGYTHILASEAPQNLNKENFQAAREGYVDMADFYLQLDELWAENSIAFLDVCLAYKDHQYVIPRPNDHIDFISLYRGSAMGGAFGLAVGAKIGAPEKNVFCFTGDGCFRLFAGTMAEVSDLGIVVFLLNNQTLGIVSQGLRKILPDVIEEGYHSVVKEVDYCGIARSFGWKSFKLNPDLSNLSTIFEEIKPDMKQSVFIELEVDPEQQLGKNPRLANL from the coding sequence ATGGTGGGGGAAGAACTTTTTCACTGCGCTGATGCAAAAGTTTTGACCACTCTTTTGAGTGAAGGTCTACAAGCTGAAACTATTTGGAGCATGAATGGAGCTAATTCTGTGAGTCGAAAGAATAAATATGGATTTGGTCATATTGGCTTTGGTGGAAATGATCTGGCAATGGATATTTTTCAATCTATTAATGAAAATGATTGTGTTTTACTTTTAGGAATATGTCCTGATGAATATACAACCAATTTTAAACAGCTTACCGCTGCTGAAGTTTTTTATGTAGGTCAGGCAGGTGAGGTCTATGGGTTGGTGGATCATAAAATGACTTATTTTATAAAAGGAAATTTTCATGCAATTCAAGGAGATCTGTCGTTGATATTAAATGAAATGGTGAGTGATATTCAAAAAGGAGGATATACCCATATTTTGGCATCGGAAGCTCCTCAAAACCTTAATAAAGAGAATTTTCAAGCCGCAAGAGAAGGATATGTTGATATGGCAGATTTTTACCTGCAGCTTGATGAATTATGGGCTGAAAACTCAATAGCATTTTTAGATGTTTGCCTAGCTTATAAAGATCATCAATATGTAATTCCGAGACCTAATGATCATATAGATTTTATATCTTTATATAGAGGATCAGCAATGGGAGGAGCATTTGGGCTCGCAGTCGGCGCTAAGATTGGCGCACCAGAAAAGAATGTTTTTTGTTTTACCGGAGATGGATGTTTTCGTTTATTTGCGGGAACTATGGCTGAGGTTTCTGATTTGGGAATCGTCGTTTTTCTTTTGAATAACCAAACATTAGGGATTGTATCTCAGGGATTACGTAAAATTCTTCCTGATGTTATTGAAGAAGGTTATCATTCTGTTGTTAAAGAAGTAGATTATTGTGGAATAGCCCGTTCTTTTGGTTGGAAATCATTTAAACTAAATCCGGATTTGAGCAACTTATCTACGATCTTTGAAGAGATAAAACCAGATATGAAACAGTCTGTTTTCATTGAGTTAGAGGTTGATCCTGAACAACAATTAGGGAAAAATCCAAGATTAGCCAACTTATAA
- a CDS encoding peptidase domain-containing ABC transporter, with product MFKFIPQHDQMDCGPACLAMICAYYGKDFGLQYLRDKSFITREGVSLLGISEAAEKINLKHMAGKLKPKDFNSDLLPCVLHWNQNHFVVLYKISKSIYSNKLVYKIADPGHGIVSLSEDKFKKSWLSDGEKGVALFLEPTDEFYQQVPPEEEEISAKYMLNFFKPYKKQIFQLFFLLLAGTLTTLVFPILTQKLIDEGVAQKNLSIITYILLAQLAFFMGNIIFGIFRNWIMLILGTKINIQIISDFLKKLLILPIKFFDTKLMGDFNQRIQDHERIENFLTSQSLLTLFSMITFSVFFGVLWYYDFRILAVYVIFTIISVVWSLYWLNKRKILDYFRFQQKSENQESIYEIINGVSEIKLNQFEDYKRQKWEGIQQKLFKINIRILKLDQLQLSGFDFINQLKNIVVTFLAASFVVKGNMTLGALLSVSYIIGQMNSPIGQLISFFRSLQDAKLSLARLNEVQNHPEEETDSHLPLFSPQYTEQNGIQKGIYFKNVSFQYEGPQSPFVLKDINLFIPEGKITAIVGASGSGKTTLMKMLLKFYEPVQGDISFNHLNIKDISPKDLRKNCGVVMQDGFIFSDSIERNIATNEENIDEQKLENALRIANIKSFIEELPLGVNTKIGSAGNGISGGQKQRILIARAVYKNPHFILFDEATSALDAENESIIHHNLLSFFKGKTVVIVAHRLSTVKNADQIIVLKHGKIVEQGTHQQLVHKKADYYNLVKNQLELGD from the coding sequence ATGTTTAAGTTCATTCCCCAACATGACCAAATGGACTGCGGTCCAGCTTGTCTTGCCATGATTTGTGCTTATTATGGTAAGGATTTTGGGCTGCAGTATCTTCGGGATAAAAGTTTTATTACCCGTGAAGGAGTATCATTGTTGGGAATAAGCGAAGCCGCAGAAAAAATAAACTTAAAACACATGGCAGGTAAATTGAAACCAAAGGATTTCAATAGTGATCTTTTGCCTTGTGTTCTCCATTGGAACCAAAATCATTTTGTGGTTCTTTATAAAATTTCAAAAAGTATTTATTCTAATAAACTCGTTTATAAGATTGCTGATCCAGGGCATGGAATTGTTTCCTTGTCAGAGGATAAATTTAAAAAATCATGGTTGTCTGATGGAGAAAAAGGGGTTGCCCTTTTTTTAGAACCTACGGATGAGTTCTATCAACAAGTTCCCCCCGAAGAGGAAGAAATTTCAGCAAAATATATGTTGAATTTTTTTAAACCGTATAAAAAACAAATATTCCAATTGTTTTTTTTATTGCTTGCCGGAACACTTACTACTTTGGTATTTCCTATTCTTACACAGAAGCTTATTGATGAGGGAGTTGCCCAAAAAAATCTGTCAATTATTACTTATATCCTGCTGGCACAGCTTGCTTTTTTTATGGGGAATATCATTTTTGGGATTTTCCGTAACTGGATCATGTTGATTTTAGGGACTAAAATAAATATTCAGATTATTTCAGACTTTTTAAAAAAGCTTTTAATACTTCCTATTAAGTTTTTTGATACTAAGCTAATGGGAGATTTTAACCAGCGTATCCAGGATCATGAGAGAATTGAGAATTTTCTTACCTCTCAAAGTCTTTTAACCTTGTTCTCTATGATTACATTTTCTGTGTTTTTTGGAGTTCTCTGGTATTATGACTTCCGGATCTTAGCGGTATATGTAATTTTTACCATCATTTCTGTTGTCTGGTCTTTATATTGGCTAAACAAAAGAAAAATATTGGATTATTTCCGTTTTCAGCAGAAAAGCGAGAATCAAGAATCAATCTATGAGATCATCAACGGAGTATCCGAAATAAAACTTAATCAGTTTGAAGACTACAAAAGACAAAAATGGGAGGGAATCCAGCAAAAACTATTTAAAATTAATATTCGTATTTTAAAACTTGATCAACTTCAGCTTTCAGGTTTTGACTTCATTAACCAACTGAAGAATATTGTAGTAACTTTTCTTGCCGCATCATTTGTTGTCAAAGGAAATATGACCTTGGGAGCTTTGCTAAGTGTTTCATATATCATTGGGCAAATGAATTCTCCCATAGGCCAATTGATTTCATTTTTCCGATCTTTACAGGATGCAAAATTAAGTTTAGCCCGTTTGAACGAAGTGCAAAACCACCCTGAAGAAGAGACTGATAGCCATTTGCCATTATTCAGTCCTCAGTATACAGAACAGAATGGAATACAGAAAGGTATTTATTTTAAAAATGTATCGTTTCAGTATGAAGGCCCTCAGTCCCCATTTGTACTAAAAGATATCAATCTTTTTATTCCGGAAGGAAAAATAACGGCTATTGTAGGCGCTAGTGGCAGTGGGAAAACCACTTTGATGAAAATGTTATTAAAGTTTTATGAACCGGTACAAGGCGATATTAGCTTTAATCATCTTAATATAAAAGATATTTCACCCAAAGATTTGCGTAAGAATTGTGGAGTTGTTATGCAGGATGGTTTTATATTTTCAGATTCAATAGAAAGAAACATTGCTACTAATGAGGAGAATATAGATGAGCAAAAACTTGAAAACGCATTACGAATTGCCAATATTAAGAGTTTTATAGAAGAACTTCCTTTAGGAGTAAACACAAAAATAGGATCTGCTGGAAACGGTATTTCAGGAGGTCAAAAACAAAGAATACTTATTGCCAGAGCGGTGTATAAAAACCCACACTTCATTTTATTCGATGAAGCTACCTCTGCATTGGATGCGGAAAATGAAAGTATTATTCATCACAATCTTCTATCCTTTTTTAAAGGAAAAACAGTTGTTATTGTCGCCCATCGTTTAAGTACCGTTAAAAATGCTGATCAGATTATTGTGCTTAAGCATGGGAAGATCGTTGAACAAGGAACCCATCAACAACTCGTTCATAAAAAAGCAGATTACTACAATCTGGTAAAGAACCAGCTTGAATTGGGAGACTAA
- a CDS encoding outer membrane beta-barrel family protein codes for MKQNWELNAGIKLASVKRDNLLDVHYMDNMEWSEDLNQKQNFDNRENIVAGYAMGSKTFGKHFLKGGLRIENTTIKGFNRVNGQEVKQDYTKVFPSLFYKYDLGNNKNISFAFKSGIVRPSFRDLNPFVIKQNDFLYQIGNSNLLPQYNYNFYLDYTQNKQTVSLYAALTENMIHNVYYNVNEITYNQPLNYGSAQGYGLDYTYNSDVFKGVYLNLTTGIFYNVFKPIDLQSIQGIAFYNNVYAQFKISKTALIELFNNYTTTSKYRNVDMAHNYKMDIAFQKSIQDGQILIKFKIFDLFNTQRDKSLSHYRDFDFNFYQKRLTRGWLISFQYTFDNKQKMNNKTVNSDNESRNRL; via the coding sequence TTGAAACAAAATTGGGAGCTCAATGCGGGAATAAAACTGGCTAGTGTAAAGAGAGATAATTTGCTTGATGTACATTATATGGACAATATGGAATGGTCTGAGGATCTGAATCAAAAACAGAATTTTGATAACCGTGAAAATATTGTGGCAGGATATGCGATGGGAAGTAAAACTTTTGGAAAACATTTTCTGAAAGGAGGGCTTAGAATAGAAAATACAACAATAAAAGGATTTAATAGAGTTAATGGGCAAGAGGTAAAACAAGACTATACTAAGGTTTTTCCAAGCTTATTTTATAAGTATGATCTTGGAAATAATAAGAATATTTCATTTGCATTTAAAAGTGGTATTGTGCGACCCTCATTTAGAGATTTGAATCCATTTGTAATTAAACAGAATGACTTTTTATATCAGATAGGAAATTCAAATTTATTGCCTCAGTATAATTATAATTTTTATCTGGATTACACTCAGAATAAACAGACTGTTTCATTGTATGCAGCCCTTACTGAAAATATGATCCACAACGTGTATTATAATGTCAATGAAATAACCTATAACCAACCTTTGAATTATGGAAGTGCGCAAGGATATGGATTAGATTATACTTATAACTCAGATGTTTTTAAAGGAGTATACCTTAATCTGACAACAGGTATTTTTTATAATGTGTTTAAACCCATAGACCTTCAGTCTATTCAAGGAATTGCATTTTATAATAATGTATATGCGCAGTTTAAGATCTCAAAGACTGCTCTTATTGAGCTCTTTAATAATTATACAACAACCAGTAAATATAGAAATGTAGATATGGCTCACAATTATAAGATGGATATCGCATTTCAAAAATCAATACAGGATGGGCAGATATTAATCAAGTTTAAAATATTTGATCTTTTTAATACCCAAAGAGACAAAAGCCTGTCACATTATAGAGACTTTGATTTTAATTTTTATCAAAAGAGGTTAACGAGAGGATGGCTGATTTCTTTTCAATACACTTTTGATAATAAGCAAAAAATGAATAATAAAACAGTCAATTCTGATAATGAAAGCAGAAACAGACTATAA
- a CDS encoding helix-turn-helix domain-containing protein, translated as MKQHFQFHFYKICILFFCIPLVSAQDLNSYGVKSSYSDLEMKIEALEKNPSEQWKYITYFIKKAKQQKNLPQLNHAYLLASFSKKGEEQIKYVDSTVAVAKKIKDNNLIGDSYLSLGMAYASNENYPKALDSYLKGYSYIQREHNQYLINNAKYQIATVKNYMGSYDEADQLFEASVSFFRQNHEKVKGTDYKYYYLYALINYIDNNTHIHQLKKNIDLINEGKSFIKENKNFQQYYPYFISAEGVNQYFEKNYTASIAKLNEALKLYNDNWKHLTNKFYLGMSYWKLDQKEKALPYFLELDKDYDDTGKLDPFFRPAFENLILYYRETGDIEKQLDYVNKLILLDKVFEKDYQYLSSTLNKEYDTKRLIDEKSALEKKIKWQHYMYLSLLVLGAVIIIILIVLLKKYYDRKRYFKNLYEGFLKGKEQVEESLLQEIQIEKEEPYYNELDINPLTVEKILTALSQFEDEKQFLKKETTLPLLAKKCGTNTSYLSKIINHYKHANFAEYLNNLRLEYIVNQWKTKRKTRYMSIQDIASKAGYNSTQAFAKNFQERYRIPPSYFLNRLSEEENKNVLNN; from the coding sequence ATGAAGCAACATTTTCAATTTCATTTCTATAAAATATGTATTTTATTCTTCTGCATTCCTCTGGTTTCTGCTCAGGATTTAAACAGTTATGGAGTAAAATCATCTTATTCTGATCTTGAAATGAAAATAGAAGCCTTAGAAAAAAATCCTTCAGAGCAATGGAAATATATCACCTATTTTATTAAAAAGGCTAAACAACAAAAAAATCTACCACAGCTAAATCATGCCTATCTTCTTGCTAGTTTTAGTAAAAAAGGAGAAGAACAAATCAAATATGTAGATAGTACTGTTGCAGTGGCAAAAAAAATAAAAGACAATAATCTTATAGGAGACAGCTATCTCTCGCTAGGAATGGCCTACGCCAGTAATGAAAATTACCCAAAAGCCCTTGACAGCTATTTAAAAGGATATAGCTACATTCAAAGAGAGCATAATCAATACCTCATCAACAATGCAAAATATCAAATTGCCACGGTAAAAAATTATATGGGATCCTATGACGAAGCGGATCAGCTATTTGAAGCCAGTGTCAGTTTTTTCAGACAAAACCATGAAAAAGTAAAAGGAACTGATTATAAATATTATTACCTATATGCTCTTATTAATTATATTGATAATAATACTCATATTCATCAACTTAAGAAAAACATTGACTTGATCAACGAGGGTAAAAGCTTTATCAAAGAAAATAAAAACTTCCAACAATATTATCCTTATTTTATCTCAGCAGAAGGAGTCAATCAGTACTTTGAAAAAAATTATACAGCTTCTATAGCCAAATTAAATGAAGCTTTGAAACTTTATAACGACAACTGGAAGCATCTCACCAATAAATTTTATCTGGGAATGTCTTACTGGAAACTGGATCAGAAAGAAAAAGCATTGCCTTATTTTCTAGAGTTAGATAAAGATTATGATGACACTGGAAAACTAGATCCTTTTTTTCGTCCTGCTTTTGAAAACCTCATCCTTTATTATAGAGAAACAGGTGATATTGAAAAACAGCTGGATTACGTCAATAAACTAATTTTATTGGATAAGGTATTTGAAAAGGATTATCAATATTTATCCAGTACATTAAACAAAGAATATGATACCAAAAGACTTATAGACGAAAAGTCTGCCCTTGAAAAGAAGATCAAATGGCAACATTACATGTATTTGTCTTTATTGGTTTTAGGTGCTGTTATTATCATTATTCTTATAGTTCTTTTGAAAAAATATTACGACCGAAAGAGATATTTTAAAAATTTGTATGAAGGTTTTCTTAAAGGAAAGGAGCAGGTAGAAGAAAGTTTGTTACAAGAGATTCAAATCGAAAAAGAAGAACCTTATTATAATGAGCTGGATATAAACCCACTTACTGTTGAAAAAATTTTAACAGCCCTCTCTCAATTTGAAGACGAAAAACAGTTCTTAAAGAAAGAAACGACTCTTCCTTTACTGGCTAAAAAATGTGGTACCAACACTTCCTATCTATCCAAAATAATCAATCATTATAAACATGCTAACTTTGCAGAATATCTCAACAATCTTAGGTTAGAATACATTGTCAATCAATGGAAAACAAAAAGAAAAACAAGATATATGAGTATTCAGGATATTGCGAGCAAAGCAGGCTACAACTCTACACAAGCATTTGCTAAAAACTTTCAGGAAAGATACCGTATACCGCCATCCTATTTCCTTAATCGCCTGAGTGAAGAAGAAAATAAAAATGTACTCAATAATTAG
- a CDS encoding thiamine pyrophosphate-binding protein has translation MEKRLTEKHPLLSLLNDLGIVFYAGVTGGGVIHFLKYISQYSEDKVNEPSFLTIGEYVAGFIPLGYFLASRKVACGVATTGAATKLLACGMSDAKLHNIPSIYVVPETDIEYTFPGALQDTSVFGSNMVHQIMAEFPNSTFVLNEFFSFQNHAQKIHEFLKQSRPIIFILSKHTTRLQYENV, from the coding sequence ATGGAAAAGCGTCTTACTGAAAAACACCCTTTGTTATCATTATTAAACGATTTAGGTATCGTATTCTATGCAGGAGTAACCGGGGGTGGGGTTATTCATTTTCTGAAATATATTTCGCAATATTCAGAAGATAAGGTAAATGAGCCATCTTTTTTGACCATTGGTGAGTATGTCGCGGGATTTATCCCTTTAGGATACTTTTTAGCAAGCAGGAAAGTGGCTTGTGGAGTGGCAACTACAGGTGCTGCTACCAAACTCCTTGCCTGTGGAATGAGTGATGCCAAGCTGCATAATATTCCTTCAATATATGTTGTCCCTGAAACTGATATAGAGTATACATTTCCGGGGGCATTACAAGATACCTCAGTATTTGGAAGCAATATGGTTCATCAGATAATGGCAGAATTTCCTAATTCAACTTTTGTGCTTAATGAATTTTTTTCTTTTCAAAATCATGCCCAGAAGATTCATGAGTTTCTAAAACAAAGTCGTCCGATCATCTTTATCCTTTCCAAACATACCACACGTCTTCAGTATGAAAATGTTTAA